From Arachis hypogaea cultivar Tifrunner chromosome 3, arahy.Tifrunner.gnm2.J5K5, whole genome shotgun sequence:
AAATAACTAACTCCAGTTTTAATTTAGCCGGAAACATCTTGATTTTAGATAACATTAttcattattcttcttttataCATATTCTCATCCCACTTGCTCATTCATTTAGTAGGACACTAGAGGAgaaaatttgttaaattaaatcTGGGGCagtaactaataataaattttttaaggtCGTTTTACTAACGTTTTActtttctaaaatttataatcAAAGTACTATCTTTTTGAAGCTAATTACTTAAGTGTCACTCTTTTACTAAGATGACaactaatttgttttttttttttaattatgatgaTTATGGTAATATAAAAATAGTGATATTTAGGTAATTAGCTTCAAAAGAACGACATTTTagtattaaatttcgaaaaaaaaggcaCGTTGATAAAAGAGTCatgataaagagaaaaaaataagttCCTAGATTGTGTACCTGAACTTCAAATGGATAAACTCATGGCCGTCCTGAATTATCTTCAAACCAGGTGAAATCTTGATTTCAACCCAGCCATTTGGAGATGGTGTATAGTTGACTACATTAAGCAGAATGTCAGATAAGACCACTTGAAGCTTTATTTGATCACCATACAGAGCAAGAGTTTTCATTTCATCAGGAATTTCATGAAACAGCTGCAAGCTTTTTCCTCTCACCAACAGCATCACTTGACTCACAATGGCATCTAGAATACTCCCAAGAAGAAATTCCTCCATGTTTAGCTGCACACTGCTGCTATTATTAGCATTAAATTTAAGAAAAGTCAGTCTTTTTTGTTTAGCTGGGGAAATAATTTATGCATAAAATCATTATATTATTTCATATATTcctaaataactgtaaaataacaAATAGCACATACATGAAATGTTAGGGTAGGTGATAAATTTAGTCTGTAATTAATAAATTTCTCCTATAACAAATAGTTATTTAATCATCACAATTAAATTAAGGGTGTTATTAGAAAAAACCAAAAAGCTAACTATTGTGACAGATACTTTGAAACGTAAATCTTTAAAAATTTGAGATATAACATACAAGTCAAGAAAGGAAATTAAGGATCGGAATTCAACATGCCTATGAAAATGGATCACGATCACTTACCCTTCATTGATACTTCCTATGTATGTTTCCTCAATAATTGCCATTATCTGTCTTTCACAAGCAGCACTAGTGTCAAGAAACTGTTTCTGGCTTTCTGAGACAGCTGTTTTCTCCAGAAGCTTATGCGTAAACCGAATACCGTTTAAAGGATTCATCATCTCTTGTAATATATAAGCAAACTCCTTAGACTCAGATATACTCTTCCTCCCTTGAGGAAGATTTTGTCCATCCGAAGGCTGATTCGGATCGCGAGATACAATCTGCAAGAAGCAGAAACAGCCAATCATGTTCCCACTCGTATCGATCCTCTTGTTAGCAGTGATGTAAGCCTCTATAAACTCTCCGTTCCTATCAAAAAATCCGAAGGGAAACTTCTCGAATTCTTGTCCGCTAATTCCCCGGTAAAGCAAGATCATGAAGTTAGTCAGTGTATCTTGACCTTTCAGTCTAACAAAGCTTCCAAAGATTTCCCCGGGAAGAAGTTTTCCTATGACTTCGTCTCTCTTCCAGCCAGTTATCCTTTCCATGGCTGCATTCCATTCGGAGCAGCAGGCGCTCTCGTCAGAAGCAAATATCGGCGGAATCAGCGGATTGAGACTCTGTATGATAGCTTTGTAATCACCTTCCAACTTGACAAATTTGTCCAGAACAACTTTctcacaagtgatatcttggccTACAAAGCATACCCCAACAACAGCATTTGTGTAATCTCTACTTGTGCAAGCATTCACTATGAGATATACAACTccattttcttgttgattcccaaAATGTTTCAATTTCAACTCAAAATTCTTGTCTTCTAAGCCTGAAGATCACATAACCAGTTAATTCATATAGAAATATGATTATTAATAATATGATATGCTTTGCTATAGATCTTAGCATAATTTTATGTCAATAATTTAACTTGGTTCCTTTAAGATATTCTGCATATGGAATGATCTTGAATGACAGAAACTatgaaaacaagagaatttaggaagagaagaaataaaatccatttgcaaataaaactccaattttcacatcATTTCAAAAGCATATTGAATTATACATAACGCTGGTATTTTGATTTTGGATTAAAGCTGATGAAATTCAACAGTTACAACCGAGGAAAACCAGATACATTCGTTCACACATAGCTGTGCAAAGTTTACACCACAAAATCTTGTGTTGTTCACAGACTTAGAATATTTAAAAATTGAAGTCTAACGAGGAATAAAGGATGTGTAGATCAGAATCAATAacgaagattttgaaaattttggatgaTAGAAATTGAATCAAATTCTAAAAGATTGCTCAAATAACTCGCTACCAGGAAAGTTGAGAGAAATTTATTCAAGCTGAATCATATCTGACATTTGATTAAGTTTGCAATACCTAAAAATCCAGTAGCAATTGAACTTTCCCACAAGAAATGATTTACCTTGCAGGGCTTTACTTTGAATATTTTCAAGATTGTTGCGCGAGTCTGCATGCGCTACTTCATTCACTAGTGATTTTCCAATAGCTTCATTTGCCAGCAAACCTGTCAATTCCGCAATTTTCACATTCCAACCATTGATTAGGCCACCTGTGTCAACCCCGAAAATCGGCACAGTTGCCGTCTCAATTAACCTCACCATTTCAAATGCTACTGAACTTAGCTCATCAATCCCACCACTTGAAGCATCACTTCTCTGTATGTAGTTCATAGCCTTAATACCACTATTCTCTGAATTGTGAAATGAATCTCTAATTATAAGTTGCAATGAGTGAATAGCATTGATTTCGGAAGCCTCCCAAGGCGAACTTTTGCTCTTAACAACTTCAAGAAATGCTTTGAATGATGATCTTGGATTCATTTTCCTTCCATCATCCTTATCCTCAGGATGGTGTTTGGCCCCTCCCCACTTAACTTCCTTAGCAGTGTGAGATCGGAACCAGAACAAGAAATGCCTCGAACTGATTCGCGCCATCGCCATGCCACACACTGCATCCCCAAGTAAAACAGCCCCAGGATAACCAGCATCAGCCAAACTGTCTGTACTCAAACCGGTCGAGTCACCGTGAGTACTAAGCAACCATTCAGCAATGTCTTTTACCTGTGATTCCGACGGCGTTGTGCCTAACAACCAACAGTTCCCATCATAATACAGGGCAGCCCCATCACACTTGACAAGATCCTTGATATTAGGAGACTGAGTAACAATCCCAAACGGCGCGTCGCGAAGGAGCATGTCACACAGCAAAGTTTGTGTCTTGAGAATCCTTTTCTCTGCCATTTGCGCTGCTAACTGAATCTCCATGTAAAGCTGCACTCCAAAAGCCTGCATAAGAAATTCACAAGCGTAGCGAACCGGAAAAGGCACATAGCGCGGCGCAGTGTGATGGCACACTAGCAAACCCCATAGCTTCATGGAATCTTTGGTATTTACCACAATTGACATAACCAGAGAAGCAATGGAGCCCATGTTAGCCATGTACTGCGTGTGACAACCATGTGGCGCCCTCAGAGTTGAGTTCACCAAGCAAAGTGGTTGACTCAACTCTTGGTTCTGAGTTACCTTAACCGGCTTAGCATTACAATCACAAATCATCCGAACGCGATTTTGCCTGAACAAGAATCTTGAGGCTTGAGGGATATCAGTGGCAGGGTAGTGCAGGCCCAAATAAGACTCCAAATCCAACCTCCTAATCTCCGAAACAACCTCCCCGTGATCGTCCTCGTGGAATTTATACACCATAACTCTGTCATATCCGGTAAGCTTTTGAACTTCCCCTACAACAGAGTCACACAGAAGACCAATGTCTCCGCCGGGAAGCGATTGCAGCCGAGAAATCGCTCTAACGGCTAGCTTCTGCGACTGAACCGCTCCTGCGAACGACAATGCAGGGTCACTAGACCTTGCAGGTTCCAAATCTATCACAACTCCGACATCAATCCGGTGAAGTATCGCGTAAAACGGCTTCTGTGTTGCCCTTGCGTACACCCAAACAGGATTAAGAAGCGAGATTTCCCTCGATGCCACAGCTTTCGCAAGCGAAGCCCCGGAAGCAGGAGTGAAGAGTGTAGTGGCATCAACTCCAAGAAGACCACCCATTAACTCTTCGGTGTCGGACTGAGTCTTGACACCCAAGAGGTGAAATGAATTCTGGCTGTAGCCAATGATGTTGAAAGTCGGTTCTTCGACTGCCAGCATGCAGCCAAAGGGCTGGATGAGTCCGCCCCTTTGGATTCTTGACAAGTAGGCAGTCATCTTCTCCTCAGAGACTGATTTCGGTGGGTCAACCACTGACTTTGAGTAGTCAAATGATTTACCGGACACGTTTGATTGCTCGAACTCTGCAAGAATCTCAGCGTCTGCACTGTACTGTGCAAGTGTTCTCCCCATGTTCATGCTGCTTGCAGCTGAAGTTGAGAGCCTTGTGTTCTTCaagttttctcttctctttctttctgagGCTGCAAAACTAGATAACTTAACAATTACATGTATTATTGGACCCAGAGAATAATAATATTACGATAGGATTCTattccttttctctttctctgtttGTGGGATTACGCTGTTTGTGCTTCCGTAATGTTTGATGTCGTGGTTGGGTTTTCATACGTCATTGTCATGGGCTGTTTCATGCTTAATATCGTTTCAGTAATTCTGTTCTGTGCCATGCTCGTTTCGCACACTTCAACTGCATATTCATCAGATTCAAACAGAAACAACAAAAATAAGTCACAAATCAagaatgtatttgtatataaatatatattaattaatttttatcataatGTGATAtgactaataaatattattattttaactaatatacTAGAAGTTTCTGGTACGGGTAGTGAGATGAACCGAGGACTTGTGAGTCGAGGCGGTTGTCGGATTGTCCGATTGGAGTGGCAGGGGTggtacttgcaaagacactccgacgcccaagtcagaatggatctaagagatATAAGGTGTATGGAATGAGTAACGTACCAAAGGGGCCTCTGGCTCCCCTTTTATTATCTAgtggtagttatcttatcttattttatttagctAAGATAAAGGAGGAATTTGAATTCGAATGTTGGTTTGGGATATTGGAAGTTACCGATCTTAGAATTGCTGGGTTTAATAACCGTTTTGAGGAGGGACCTGAGGGCCAGGTCCGGAACAGTTGCCCCCGGAGCTATAGAACAGTGTGGTCGGTCGCCTCGTTGGAAGTTTCGTCTGATTGTGTAACTGTGAACTTGGTGTGGAGGGTGCTATCCGGGTTCCATTGGTGCGGTCGGAGAGCCGTGGGATGCCCAGGGCGTCCTATTTTCTGTTCGTTGCTGTTTCCGAAAGAGGGGGGTTGCCAGTTGCTTTTTCCAAGGGATCATAATAACGCTTAATGGGAGGATAGAGGTTTCTTTTACTCTTCCCTTTTTGCCCCGtgtctttttgttttctctttttgaaACATTTGGAGGGTTTGGtttctttttatttatgtgtaactgcttcttctccttcttctttatttcttcttcacTTCTGAAAACCTTTCTGTGACTCCCTTTTGGCGTTGTGTTTTATTTGGGTTGATCCTGCATTTGGTAGGCTCGTGGTGCTTTGTGTTTCTTTGCTTTTGCTGCTTtatttccatcttcttcttgagaaTCAAGTTGGCATTTTTATCACTTTGAGCTTTCGTGTTTGTTTCGCTTCTGTATTTTGCCTTTGTTGCACTTGCTTCGCATTATCCTATTTGGTTTTCCTGCTCTAATATGGAACGTAGGAATGTGTAAACGAGATATCTACATTTTAGTCGTAGTATTTCAGGCTTTCAACGGGGTTTTGATGGTTTTTTTGTTGCGGGTGGTGTTTTTTTGTGTTTATGCATTTCTGGGTAGGAATAGTAAAAATTAGGAGGGGGTGCCACTATTTCTGATTTTATAGTTTTCCTCTCGTTTAGTTATAGGGCTAACGGTGGTGACCCTTTTCCTTTTTTAGGTATGCCACAACGGACGAGTGAGGGCCCTAGGGCTTCCGTCATCCCAGCCGTTGGTGTTCTTAACGCATACTACTGTGTGACCTCTGATGTGTGGGGTACGCCATTGCTGGTGACGGAGGTGGACCTCCATAGGCTCCGTGACGGGGGGCTATTTCTTGGGGCGGTAAGGCAGAGCGTCAGTACGAGCTCATGC
This genomic window contains:
- the LOC112790656 gene encoding phytochrome E isoform X3 — its product is MNMGRTLAQYSADAEILAEFEQSNVSGKSFDYSKSVVDPPKSVSEEKMTAYLSRIQRGGLIQPFGCMLAVEEPTFNIIGYSQNSFHLLGVKTQSDTEELMGGLLGVDATTLFTPASGASLAKAVASREISLLNPVWVYARATQKPFYAILHRIDVGVVIDLEPARSSDPALSFAGAVQSQKLAVRAISRLQSLPGGDIGLLCDSVVGEVQKLTGYDRVMVYKFHEDDHGEVVSEIRRLDLESYLGLHYPATDIPQASRFLFRQNRVRMICDCNAKPVKVTQNQELSQPLCLVNSTLRAPHGCHTQYMANMGSIASLVMSIVVNTKDSMKLWGLLVCHHTAPRYVPFPVRYACEFLMQAFGVQLYMEIQLAAQMAEKRILKTQTLLCDMLLRDAPFGIVTQSPNIKDLVKCDGAALYYDGNCWLLGTTPSESQVKDIAEWLLSTHGDSTGLSTDSLADAGYPGAVLLGDAVCGMAMARISSRHFLFWFRSHTAKEVKWGGAKHHPEDKDDGRKMNPRSSFKAFLEVVKSKSSPWEASEINAIHSLQLIIRDSFHNSENSGIKAMNYIQRSDASSGGIDELSSVAFEMVRLIETATVPIFGVDTGGLINGWNVKIAELTGLLANEAIGKSLVNEVAHADSRNNLENIQSKALQGLEDKNFELKLKHFGNQQENGVVYLIVNACTSRDYTNAVVGVCFVGQDITCEKVVLDKFVKLEGDYKAIIQSLNPLIPPIFASDESACCSEWNAAMERITGWKRDEVIGKLLPGEIFGSFVRLKGQDTLTNFMILLYRGISGQEFEKFPFGFFDRNGEFIEAYITANKRIDTSGNMIGCFCFLQIVSRDPNQPSDGQNLPQGRKSISESKEFAYILQEMMNPLNGIRFTHKLLEKTAVSESQKQFLDTSAACERQIMAIIEETYIGSINEGSSVQLNMEEFLLGSILDAIVSQVMLLVRGKSLQLFHEIPDEMKTLALYGDQIKLQVVLSDILLNVVNYTPSPNGWVEIKISPGLKIIQDGHEFIHLKFRDLGIMGCSKSHIK
- the LOC112790656 gene encoding phytochrome E isoform X1 is translated as MNMGRTLAQYSADAEILAEFEQSNVSGKSFDYSKSVVDPPKSVSEEKMTAYLSRIQRGGLIQPFGCMLAVEEPTFNIIGYSQNSFHLLGVKTQSDTEELMGGLLGVDATTLFTPASGASLAKAVASREISLLNPVWVYARATQKPFYAILHRIDVGVVIDLEPARSSDPALSFAGAVQSQKLAVRAISRLQSLPGGDIGLLCDSVVGEVQKLTGYDRVMVYKFHEDDHGEVVSEIRRLDLESYLGLHYPATDIPQASRFLFRQNRVRMICDCNAKPVKVTQNQELSQPLCLVNSTLRAPHGCHTQYMANMGSIASLVMSIVVNTKDSMKLWGLLVCHHTAPRYVPFPVRYACEFLMQAFGVQLYMEIQLAAQMAEKRILKTQTLLCDMLLRDAPFGIVTQSPNIKDLVKCDGAALYYDGNCWLLGTTPSESQVKDIAEWLLSTHGDSTGLSTDSLADAGYPGAVLLGDAVCGMAMARISSRHFLFWFRSHTAKEVKWGGAKHHPEDKDDGRKMNPRSSFKAFLEVVKSKSSPWEASEINAIHSLQLIIRDSFHNSENSGIKAMNYIQRSDASSGGIDELSSVAFEMVRLIETATVPIFGVDTGGLINGWNVKIAELTGLLANEAIGKSLVNEVAHADSRNNLENIQSKALQGLEDKNFELKLKHFGNQQENGVVYLIVNACTSRDYTNAVVGVCFVGQDITCEKVVLDKFVKLEGDYKAIIQSLNPLIPPIFASDESACCSEWNAAMERITGWKRDEVIGKLLPGEIFGSFVRLKGQDTLTNFMILLYRGISGQEFEKFPFGFFDRNGEFIEAYITANKRIDTSGNMIGCFCFLQIVSRDPNQPSDGQNLPQGRKSISESKEFAYILQEMMNPLNGIRFTHKLLEKTAVSESQKQFLDTSAACERQIMAIIEETYIGSINEGSSVQLNMEEFLLGSILDAIVSQVMLLVRGKSLQLFHEIPDEMKTLALYGDQIKLQVVLSDILLNVVNYTPSPNGWVEIKISPGLKIIQDGHEFIHLKFRMSHSGQGLPSNTLQDMFEEGTQWTTQEGLGLYMSRKMLSRMNGHVHYAREQNKCYFLIDLELRTRKERQRNLQAETSMLS
- the LOC112790656 gene encoding phytochrome E isoform X2; the encoded protein is MNMGRTLAQYSADAEILAEFEQSNVSGKSFDYSKSVVDPPKSVSEEKMTAYLSRIQRGGLIQPFGCMLAVEEPTFNIIGYSQNSFHLLGVKTQSDTEELMGGLLGVDATTLFTPASGASLAKAVASREISLLNPVWVYARATQKPFYAILHRIDVGVVIDLEPARSSDPALSFAGAVQSQKLAVRAISRLQSLPGGDIGLLCDSVVGEVQKLTGYDRVMVYKFHEDDHGEVVSEIRRLDLESYLGLHYPATDIPQASRFLFRQNRVRMICDCNAKPVKVTQNQELSQPLCLVNSTLRAPHGCHTQYMANMGSIASLVMSIVVNTKDSMKLWGLLVCHHTAPRYVPFPVRYACEFLMQAFGVQLYMEIQLAAQMAEKRILKTQTLLCDMLLRDAPFGIVTQSPNIKDLVKCDGAALYYDGNCWLLGTTPSESQVKDIAEWLLSTHGDSTGLSTDSLADAGYPGAVLLGDAVCGMAMARISSRHFLFWFRSHTAKEVKWGGAKHHPEDKDDGRKMNPRSSFKAFLEVVKSKSSPWEASEINAIHSLQLIIRDSFHNSENSGIKAMNYIQRSDASSGGIDELSSVAFEMVRLIETATVPIFGVDTGGLINGWNVKIAELTGLLANEAIGKSLVNEVAHADSRNNLENIQSKALQGLEDKNFELKLKHFGNQQENGVVYLIVNACTSRDYTNAVVGVCFVGQDITCEKVVLDKFVKLEGDYKAIIQSLNPLIPPIFASDESACCSEWNAAMERITGWKRDEVIGKLLPGEIFGSFVRLKGQDTLTNFMILLYRGISGQEFEKFPFGFFDRNGEFIEAYITANKRIDTSGNMIGCFCFLQIVSRDPNQPSDGQNLPQGRKSISESKEFAYILQEMMNPLNGIRFTHKLLEKTAVSESQKQFLDTSAACERQIMAIIEETYIGSINEGSVQLNMEEFLLGSILDAIVSQVMLLVRGKSLQLFHEIPDEMKTLALYGDQIKLQVVLSDILLNVVNYTPSPNGWVEIKISPGLKIIQDGHEFIHLKFRMSHSGQGLPSNTLQDMFEEGTQWTTQEGLGLYMSRKMLSRMNGHVHYAREQNKCYFLIDLELRTRKERQRNLQAETSMLS
- the LOC112790656 gene encoding phytochrome E isoform X4, with the protein product MNMGRTLAQYSADAEILAEFEQSNVSGKSFDYSKSVVDPPKSVSEEKMTAYLSRIQRGGLIQPFGCMLAVEEPTFNIIGYSQNSFHLLGVKTQSDTEELMGGLLGVDATTLFTPASGASLAKAVASREISLLNPVWVYARATQKPFYAILHRIDVGVVIDLEPARSSDPALSFAGAVQSQKLAVRAISRLQSLPGGDIGLLCDSVVGEVQKLTGYDRVMVYKFHEDDHGEVVSEIRRLDLESYLGLHYPATDIPQASRFLFRQNRVRMICDCNAKPVKVTQNQELSQPLCLVNSTLRAPHGCHTQYMANMGSIASLVMSIVVNTKDSMKLWGLLVCHHTAPRYVPFPVRYACEFLMQAFGVQLYMEIQLAAQMAEKRILKTQTLLCDMLLRDAPFGIVTQSPNIKDLVKCDGAALYYDGNCWLLGTTPSESQVKDIAEWLLSTHGDSTGLSTDSLADAGYPGAVLLGDAVCGMAMARISSRHFLFWFRSHTAKEVKWGGAKHHPEDKDDGRKMNPRSSFKAFLEVVKSKSSPWEASEINAIHSLQLIIRDSFHNSENSGIKAMNYIQRSDASSGGIDELSSVAFEMVRLIETATVPIFGVDTGGLINGWNVKIAELTGLLANEAIGKSLVNEVAHADSRNNLENIQSKALQGLEDKNFELKLKHFGNQQENGVVYLIVNACTSRDYTNAVVGVCFVGQDITCEKVVLDKFVKLEGDYKAIIQSLNPLIPPIFASDESACCSEWNAAMERITGWKRDEVIGKLLPGEIFGSFVRLKGQDTLTNFMILLYRGISGQEFEKFPFGFFDRNGEFIEAYITANKRIDTSGNMIGCFCFLQIVSRDPNQPSDGQNLPQGRKSISESKEFAYILQEMMNPLNGIRFTHKLLEKTAVSESQKQFLDTSAACERQIMAIIEETYIGSINEGSVQLNMEEFLLGSILDAIVSQVMLLVRGKSLQLFHEIPDEMKTLALYGDQIKLQVVLSDILLNVVNYTPSPNGWVEIKISPGLKIIQDGHEFIHLKFRDLGIMGCSKSHIK